DNA from Comamonas serinivorans:
CGTCCGTGAATCCGGTTTCACGAACTCGGCGGCTCCTGTTGCTGAAGGCGCGGCCAAGCCGTATTCGGACATCACGTTTGCGCTGGAAAACGCGCCCGTTCGTGTGCTGGCCCACCTGTTCAAGGCCTCGCGCCAGATCTTGGATGATGCACCCGCCCTGAAGAGCTACATCGACGCTCGAGCAGAGTACGGCATCAAGCTGGCTGAAGAAGCTCAGCTGCTGTACGGCAACGGCACAGGTGCCAACCTGAATGGTTTGATTCCGCAGGCTACCGCCTATGCCGCGCCGGCAGGCATCACCGTGACTGGTGAACAGCGTATCGACCGCATCCGTCTGGCCATTCTGCAAGCCATCCTGGCCGAATTCCCTGCGTCAGGCGTGGTGCTTCACCCCACGGATTGGGCCGCCATCGAGCTGACCAAGGACAGCCAGGGTCGTTACCTGATCGGCCGCCCGCAGGATGGCACGCCGGCACGCTTGTGGAACCTCCCGGTCGTGGAGACGACTGCCATCACGCAGAACTCGTTCCTGACCGGCGCGTTCTCCCTCGGCGCTCAGATCTTTGACCGCATGGCTGTCGAAATTCTGATCAGCACCGAGAACGACAAGGACTTCGAAAACAACATGGTCACGATCCGCGCTGAAGAGCGTCTGGCGTTGGCTGTGTACCGCCCCGAAGCCTTTGTCACTGGCGAGCTGACTGGTCCTTAATTGAAAGGGGGGAGGGCGGGAAACCGCTCTCCTGATTCGCGTGGCAACTGTCAAAGCAATTCGCTCGTTTGAGTACCTGGGAGAAATCAAAAGCCCACGTTCAGACGCATTCGACATTCCTGACAACCAGGTTGAGCAGTTCCTGGCACGCGGGTTGGTGGCATCGGCTGTGGTGGCGCATGCTGAGCCGAAAAGCCCCGTAGAAGGCGTGATCACTCGCGACGAGATTCGTGAGCGGGAGAACATGGCGCCCGTAGAAGCTCCACGTCGTGGCCGTCGCAAGGGGAAAGCCAATGAATCTGGTGACGCTTGAGCAGGCCAAGGAACACCTTCGAGTGGATGGCAACGATGAAGATGACTTGATCCAGTTGAAGTTGGATGCCGCTCATGAGCAAGCAGTCCAGTATCTGAATCGGAGTGTCTATGACACCCAGGCCGAAGTGGATGCTGCAGTCGATGAAGACCGGCCCATGGTAGTGAATGCATCCGTCAAGACCGCGATTCTCCTCACGCTGGGGCATCTCTACGCGAACCGCGAGACTGCGGATATTCCTGATGGTGCACGCGCGCTGCTGACGCCTTGGCGGATTCATTGGGGTGTGTGATGCGAGCAGGCGACCTCAACACCCGGATCACCATCCAACGTCAAGAGACGGCCCAGGACAGCGCTGGCGAGGCGATCAAGTCCTGGGTGAACCACGCTACGGTCTGGTCCGACTTCCGGAACATCTCGGGCTTGCAGGCTGCAAAGAACGACGCCCAGGCCTCGACGGTGAAAGCTTCCGCCCGCATCCGCTGGCGCACGGATCTGGACCACAGCATGCGCGTCATCGCGGGCTCGGGCACGTACACCGTTGAGGCTGTACTGCAGGACATGAAGCGCCGCGAGTATGTTGACCTTGTGTTGGAGCGTGTGACGTGAGGCTGCGCATGGATGCCGACGCGCTCATGAAAGAGCTGGATGAGATGGGCGCGGCGCTGACAGAACAGGCGCCACGCCCAGCCGCTCAGGCCGGTGCACAAGTGTTTTACGACATGGTGCGCACCAAGGCGCCGGTGTCTACGAAAGCGCATTCGACCAAGGGTAAGAAACAGACCTACCAGCCTGGCAACCTGCGCAATTCGGTGTACCAGGTCTACTCTAAGGACCAAAGCACCGAGACGCGTGCCGTGTATGACATCTCTGTCAACAGCAAGAAGGCGTTTTACTGGCGCTTTGTTGAATTCGGCACCAAAAAACGCAGGGCGCACCCCTTCTTGCGCCCATCTTTCTACGCGGCCGAGGAAGCTGCACAGCAAGCCATGGTGGCGAAGTTCGTGGAAGAGGCCAAACAGATCAAGGGGATATCCAGTGCTTGAAGAGCTGATCTACCAAGCCATTTCGCCCGTGCTGCCGATCTACCCTGACGGCGGCGTGCCCGAGGATGAGCCTCCGTTGCCCTATGCCACCTACCTGCGTGCTGGGGGACATGTGGTCACAACCTTGTCGCGCGAAGCGGTGCCGGACCTTCAGCATGCTCATGTCCAGATCAACGTCTGGGCCTCATCGGTGTTGGGTGTCTCGCGTCTCATCCGAGATGTCGATATAGCCGTTCGGACCAGTGGGCTCTTTGAAGGCAAGCCGCTGTCATCGCCCTCCAACCTGCCGAGCGATGACGATTCCTTCGGCTTGACGCAAGACTTTTCGGTCTGGTTCAAGGACTGAACCACAAGAGCTGCCCGGCAGCCAACAACGCAAACCGCCTCCAGGGCGGTTTTTCATTTCTGAGGCTCGCCATTGCGCGGGCCTTTCGATTTTGTGCGGCCTAGGGTAGCTCCCGATAGCTGGGTGATGACTCCTAGCCTGGCGTGGCCGCACTCCCTTACTCGGAGTCGAGGGGTTATGAATGAGCAACATCGTTAGATTTGATTTCGATGGTGGGCTACACAGCTTTGACGGCAACGGATGGTTTAACGCCACGGAGGCTGCAAAACGCTTTAAGCGAGAGGCTTTTGAATGGTTGCGTTTGCCAGCAACCAAGAGCTACATGGACGCCTTGGCTAAGGCGCTGGAGATAGAACCGGGAAAATCCCGGTTTGAGCTTGTCAAGGCGCAACGCGGTGGGAGATCTCCTGGGACATGGCTTCATCCAAAGCTGGCGGTAGCCTTCGCGCGCTGGCTATCCGATGACTTCGGCGTTTGGTGCGACCTGCAGATCGATGCCATCATTCGCAACAGCATCCGAGCGGAAGGCAATGTCAATCTGTTGCCTCTCCTGCTGCGTCAGGACGCAGGCGCATGGGAGCTGCGTTTCAAGCCCGACTACTACGAGGCGTTGGCCCACATCACGCGCACGACCTATACCGGCCATACCAATGGAACGCCGGCTCTATATGGCGCGATCACCGATAAATGGGTGTACGCCTGCCTTCTGCCTGATGACGTGCGCAGCGAGCTCAAGGTGCGCCGAAATGCCTCGCAAAAGATGCATCAGTGGCTCACTGATGGCGGCCAGGCCCTGCTGGACAAGCAAATCGAGTTGGTTCAAAGCATCGCCAGCACATCTGCCGACATGCGCGACTTCGAGGCCCGAATGATGCTGGTCAGCGGCAGGCGAGGCCAGCTCGGTTTCGTCTATCCCAAGGCTGCGTGATGAAAGCCGCAATTGAAACGGTAGCCGAAGCAGCCATCGCGTGGAATCGGGCGCGGCTGCACCGCATCGCTGTCGCCAGATCGGTGCCGTCACTCGCCATCGGCTACAGCGAACAAGAGCACCAGTTGCGTCTGGCAAAGAAAGCCGAGGCGCAAGCCAAGGCGTATCTCCGCAAGATATGCGCCAAAGCAGACCCGACCTGCGTAGTCCTTGAGGCAGATGTGAGGGCCCCGAGGTTGCGACTACTGGATGCCCAAATCATCGATATCTGAACCCGCCTAGTGCGGGTTTTTGTTTTCTTGCTGGAAATGAACACCGCAACACACGAACTCCACAAAGCCCTGATCCGCCTCGCCAAGGGAGCAATCAGTGCCTGGGAAGCCTGGCTCGAAGCCCGCGCTTCCTAAAACTCAGTTTCCAACCCTGCCTCGCAGGCATGCCACTCCCGCAAGGGACCCGCAGCCAAGACGCCTCGCAGAAAACCGCCCCGTCAGGGGCTTTTTCTTGAAAGAGGCCCATCAATGGCTTACTCCGTAGCAGACGGAACACGGTTTGCGTTCTCGACCACGTTCGGCACGCCGATTGCAGTTTCCGGCATCACCAACTCGGCCAACCCCATCCTGAGCGCTGCTGCGCACGGGCTGACTGCAGGCACGCCCTTCCTGCTGAAAACCGGCTGGGAAGATCTCAGCGAGGCGGTTCTGCGCGTTGGCGCAACGGTCAACGCTGGCGATTTCTCGCTGGAGGACCTGGACACGACCGACACGCTGTTCTTCCCCTCTGGCGCATCGGCAGGCAGCCTGCAGGCCATCACTGGCTGGCAGGAAATCCAGCAGGTCACCAACCTGACCCCTTCGGGCGGTGAGCAGCAGTACGCAGAAGCCGAGCCCCTGGCCCAACGCTACAGCGTGCGCATCCCGACCCGCTTCAGCGCCCAGTCGCTCGAGCTGGAAATCGGTGATGACCCTTCGCTGCCTGGCTACAAGCTGCTGGTGCGTGCCTCGCGTGCCCAGAAGCTGGTTGCGATCCGCATGTTGCAGTCCAACGGCGCTGTGGCCTACGGCTACGGCTATGTGTCGGTGAACGAGTTCCCGAACCTGGCCAAGGGCTCGGTGACCACGGCAGCCGCCTCGATCACCTTCCAGCGCCCCGCCAAGCGCTACGCAACCGCCGTACCGGTCTAACCGAGCCAAGCCCCTTCCAAGGGGCTTTTTCATGCCCGTCCGAACGTATGCGGAACGGGTTTTTTTGCATTCCAAGGATAGAAAATGGCAAAGTCGTACAAAGAACTCCGCGCACAGCCCACCTTCACCGCCAAGGTGCCTGTCGTCATCCCTGGTGGCGGGGTGGATGAGGTTGAGCTGACCTTCATCTACAAGGATCGTCAGGGCCAAGAGGAAGTGCTGGAAGCGGAGAAGGCCTTGACTGTTGCGCACGAAAAGCGGAAGACAAAGACCTTTGAGACGGTCTTGGAACTGGAATTCGACAGCCTGGCGCTCATCGCGTCCGGCTGGGAGTTCGCTGAGCCGTTTACCAAGGAGGCGGTGACCGACTTTCTGCGTCACCACCGCGGCTTCAACATTGAAGCCTGGAAGACCTACTTCAGCGAGTACGTCCCGGCCAAACGGGGAAACTGATTGCGCTGGGGCGAGACACCATCAGTCCGCCCCCTGATAAGCGCAAGTTCTCCTATTTTGGCTTTGCGCCTGAACAAATCACGACTATCCACGTAGAGCCATACCCCGACAACGTGCTGGCCTACCGGCTGTTCCTGTCCATCCAGAACCAATGGATCTATGGCGGAATGGGCTCACCCATGGCGCTGAACTACGAGGTGGCGTACCGGTGGATGGATGCGGAGGGGATCGACAAAGCGAAGCAGAACGACCTCTTGGCCGAGTTGCAGCTCATCGAAAGCGGGGCCATCTCCGCGATGCGTGAGAAGCAGGAGCGACGAGGAAAGTGATCTAGTAGCATCCGATACACAACTTTGGAAGGAGCGGATGTGGCTGGTAACGATCTCTGGGCCGAGGCCCTGGCGGAAGCCGAAGACCCCGAAAAGCGCCAAGCTGGGCTGTGGGCGAGATGCTTTGCGGAAGCAGGTGGCGACGAAAGCAAGGCCAAGGCCGCGTACGTGAGCGCCCGCGTGGCACCCGAAACTCCGCAAGCGGTTCAACCCAAAAAGGGCGGCCTCTGGAAATGGGTGATCGGGGTTCCTGCGGTGCTGTTGATCGCCTTCCTCGGACTAGGGGTCGTTGCTGGCAGATCGCCAGAAGCCAAGGCCAAGGCAGAAACCAGAGAGGCCATTTCGTACTGCTGGGAAGATCAAAAAAAGAAATCACTCGACCCAACGTCCGCACGACTTATTGCCCAAGTCTGCGAAAACTTGGAGGAAGAGTTTCTCTTGAAATGGGGCCATAAGCCCTAGTTCACTCCACCCCACACAACCCGCTTCGGCGGGTTTTTTTATTTCAGGCCCACCGCGACCGTTCGCAGTGGGCCTTTTTGTTGGCCGCCATGTCTGAACTCAAAGCAAAAATCGTTTCGGAATTCGACGCAGGTCCGGTCGAATCCGGCGTCGCCAAGGTCAAGCGGTCCATGTGGGATCTCACCCAAGCCACTGAGGAGGCTGGCAAGAAGGGTGAAGAGGGCTTCAAGAAGATCGGCAACGGCGCGGACGAGGCAGCAAAGAAGAACAAGCGTTCCACGGCTTCAATTGAGCGGGAATTGCAGCGCGTGATCGCCCAGATGGAGTCTGCGGGCGACAAGGCCAAAGAGCTTGAGCTGCGCATGCAGATGCGTGGCATTGATACGTCCACGTTTAGCGGCTACCTGAGCAAGATCCGCGAGCTGCAGAAGGCCCAGCAAGACATGGCCGCCAGCGGTGAAATGTCAGGAAAGGCCATGTCTGCGGCGCTGCGCAATGTGCCAGCACAGATGACCGACATCATCGTGTCCTTGCAGGGCGGCCAGAAGCCCATGACTGTGCTGCTGCAACAGGGGGGTCAGCTTAAGGACATGTTTGGCGGCGTAGGTGCTGCTCTCAAAGCAGTAGGTGGTTACGCGCTGGGCATGGTGAACCCGCTCACAGTGTCGGCAGCGGCTGTGGCTGCTCTGGCCATGGCCTACAACAGCGGCGCCAACGAAGCTCATGCATTCGGCAAGTCGTTGGCGCTGAACAACGATCAGATCGGCCTGTCTCGCGATCAGCTTGTCAATCTGTCTGCAGCGGTGGCATCGCTGTCGTCCAGCGGTAATCTCGGCAAAGCCGCTGAGGTCATGAATGCCATTGCTGCCAACGGCAAGACAGGCACTGGCGCCATTCATGAGATGGGTCTTGCGATCACCGAGCTGTCGGCGATTACCAGCAAATCCGTAGACGACCTTGTTGGGGAGTATGAGCAGCTCGCGAAATCCCCGTATGAAGCCTCATTGAAGCTCCAAGAGAGCTACAACCATCTGAACGCTGCGACGCTTGAACACATCAAGTCGTTGGAGGACCAGGG
Protein-coding regions in this window:
- a CDS encoding phage major capsid protein: MTDTVNIEQAYQQVQVNLKETGDKLKQYAEKTETEMKNLGKTSEETKAAVDQLLPKFNAMQKQFLELQQELARPKGDDKSAPQSAGDLVVNSDQMQGVNSSFRGSRRIEVPRQAITTATAGSLVVSDRQYGIVTPPEKRLTVRDLIAPGQTASNNIEYVRESGFTNSAAPVAEGAAKPYSDITFALENAPVRVLAHLFKASRQILDDAPALKSYIDARAEYGIKLAEEAQLLYGNGTGANLNGLIPQATAYAAPAGITVTGEQRIDRIRLAILQAILAEFPASGVVLHPTDWAAIELTKDSQGRYLIGRPQDGTPARLWNLPVVETTAITQNSFLTGAFSLGAQIFDRMAVEILISTENDKDFENNMVTIRAEERLALAVYRPEAFVTGELTGP
- a CDS encoding head-tail connector protein; translated protein: MNLVTLEQAKEHLRVDGNDEDDLIQLKLDAAHEQAVQYLNRSVYDTQAEVDAAVDEDRPMVVNASVKTAILLTLGHLYANRETADIPDGARALLTPWRIHWGV
- a CDS encoding phage head closure protein, yielding MRAGDLNTRITIQRQETAQDSAGEAIKSWVNHATVWSDFRNISGLQAAKNDAQASTVKASARIRWRTDLDHSMRVIAGSGTYTVEAVLQDMKRREYVDLVLERVT
- a CDS encoding HK97-gp10 family putative phage morphogenesis protein — its product is MDADALMKELDEMGAALTEQAPRPAAQAGAQVFYDMVRTKAPVSTKAHSTKGKKQTYQPGNLRNSVYQVYSKDQSTETRAVYDISVNSKKAFYWRFVEFGTKKRRAHPFLRPSFYAAEEAAQQAMVAKFVEEAKQIKGISSA
- a CDS encoding DUF3168 domain-containing protein, translating into MLEELIYQAISPVLPIYPDGGVPEDEPPLPYATYLRAGGHVVTTLSREAVPDLQHAHVQINVWASSVLGVSRLIRDVDIAVRTSGLFEGKPLSSPSNLPSDDDSFGLTQDFSVWFKD
- a CDS encoding KilA-N domain-containing protein; its protein translation is MSNIVRFDFDGGLHSFDGNGWFNATEAAKRFKREAFEWLRLPATKSYMDALAKALEIEPGKSRFELVKAQRGGRSPGTWLHPKLAVAFARWLSDDFGVWCDLQIDAIIRNSIRAEGNVNLLPLLLRQDAGAWELRFKPDYYEALAHITRTTYTGHTNGTPALYGAITDKWVYACLLPDDVRSELKVRRNASQKMHQWLTDGGQALLDKQIELVQSIASTSADMRDFEARMMLVSGRRGQLGFVYPKAA
- a CDS encoding phage tail tube protein, producing the protein MAYSVADGTRFAFSTTFGTPIAVSGITNSANPILSAAAHGLTAGTPFLLKTGWEDLSEAVLRVGATVNAGDFSLEDLDTTDTLFFPSGASAGSLQAITGWQEIQQVTNLTPSGGEQQYAEAEPLAQRYSVRIPTRFSAQSLELEIGDDPSLPGYKLLVRASRAQKLVAIRMLQSNGAVAYGYGYVSVNEFPNLAKGSVTTAAASITFQRPAKRYATAVPV
- a CDS encoding phage tail assembly chaperone — its product is MAKSYKELRAQPTFTAKVPVVIPGGGVDEVELTFIYKDRQGQEEVLEAEKALTVAHEKRKTKTFETVLELEFDSLALIASGWEFAEPFTKEAVTDFLRHHRGFNIEAWKTYFSEYVPAKRGN
- a CDS encoding DUF1799 domain-containing protein, which codes for MLAYRLFLSIQNQWIYGGMGSPMALNYEVAYRWMDAEGIDKAKQNDLLAELQLIESGAISAMREKQERRGK